The Paenibacillus macerans genome includes a window with the following:
- a CDS encoding LysR family transcriptional regulator, whose amino-acid sequence MELRQLITFRTVASTLNFTRAAEVLGYVPSNVTMQIKALEDELGVRLFDRLGKQLVLTAAGKRFLTHIQGVLNKLDEARSAVHDNEVLSGTLTISANEVICAYRLPAVFQRFRSQHPGVRLIFRSVPNQELKQTLFEGTADVVFMLDEPIRSSGLAVEPLVEETFRLFAAPDHPLAKRTELQLEDFHGEVFMTNEKGCPYRTMFDRSFEKEGIDSITYLEFQSAEAIKQCAISGIGIAFLPEIVAEAEAERGKLVALPWQIPDLHVYTQMSWHKDKWLSPIMLSFIAAAREVLAIEEGNKTV is encoded by the coding sequence ATGGAATTACGCCAATTGATTACGTTCCGCACGGTTGCATCAACTTTAAATTTCACTCGGGCTGCTGAAGTGCTGGGCTATGTCCCCTCCAACGTCACGATGCAAATCAAAGCATTGGAGGATGAGCTTGGTGTTCGTCTTTTTGACCGCTTGGGCAAGCAGCTCGTTCTTACAGCTGCGGGCAAACGCTTTTTAACTCATATCCAAGGCGTTCTAAACAAATTGGACGAAGCTCGCAGCGCCGTTCATGACAATGAAGTGCTAAGCGGCACCCTAACGATAAGCGCCAATGAGGTTATTTGCGCCTATCGCCTTCCAGCTGTCTTTCAACGATTTCGTTCGCAGCATCCGGGAGTTCGTTTGATCTTCCGCTCCGTTCCAAATCAAGAGCTCAAGCAAACACTCTTTGAGGGAACCGCGGATGTTGTCTTTATGTTGGACGAACCCATTCGCTCAAGCGGACTTGCCGTGGAACCGTTGGTGGAAGAAACTTTCCGCTTGTTCGCTGCTCCAGATCACCCGCTTGCCAAACGAACTGAGCTGCAGCTGGAAGATTTCCACGGAGAAGTGTTCATGACAAATGAAAAGGGTTGTCCCTATCGAACCATGTTTGACCGGTCATTTGAGAAAGAGGGCATTGATAGTATTACGTATTTAGAGTTTCAAAGCGCTGAGGCCATTAAACAATGTGCAATTTCCGGAATCGGTATTGCCTTTCTTCCTGAAATCGTAGCGGAAGCCGAAGCTGAACGGGGCAAACTTGTTGCTCTTCCATGGCAAATTCCCGACTTGCACGTGTATACGCAGATGTCATGGCATAAAGACAAGTGGCTTTCACCAATCATGTTGTCTTTCATTGCAGCAGCAAGGGAGGTTCTCGCTATAGAGGAGGGGAATAAAACTGTTTAG
- a CDS encoding MTH1187 family thiamine-binding protein, giving the protein MAIAEVTVIPIGTGSTSLSSYVAELQRVLEKQEGIKFTLTSMSTIIEGALDDVFAAIRAIHEAPFQAGAGRVSTSIKIDDRRDKASSSEQKLQSVREKL; this is encoded by the coding sequence ATGGCGATTGCGGAAGTAACGGTTATTCCGATTGGTACGGGCAGCACCAGCCTCAGCTCCTACGTTGCCGAGCTGCAACGGGTATTGGAGAAGCAGGAAGGCATTAAGTTCACGCTGACGTCGATGAGCACGATCATTGAAGGAGCGCTGGACGACGTATTCGCGGCGATCCGGGCGATTCATGAAGCGCCGTTCCAGGCGGGCGCCGGCCGGGTGTCGACCTCAATCAAGATCGACGACCGCCGCGACAAAGCGAGTTCGTCCGAGCAGAAGCTCCAATCCGTGAGGGAGAAGCTGTAG
- a CDS encoding anaerobic ribonucleoside triphosphate reductase yields MALLNQTFTGRDTMLDEVIQMGEEIIQSRNLEVLRENANLNGESFSGKMSKFGSEYARWYATHFILPKRVVQAIQDNIVYVHDLDQYAIGTTNCIFIPFEKLLREGFNTGNGSVRPPNSIMTAMALVAIIFQSQQNSQYGGVSANKLDFDLAPYVAKSFEKYFRKGLEYFEEGARDAELAGNGDVSMSRSDLQERYPKSFKFALKETETETLQAAESLIHNLNTMSSRAGGQIPFTSINYGTCTSLEGQMVINSLLTATMRGLGSGETPIFPIQIFKCKQGVNQNPDEPNYGLFLKAVECSAKRLYPNFANLDAPLNLMHYDPSDPDTEFATMGCRTRVLADRFGRNHLSGKGNLSFNTLNLVKLGLEHGIALGRRTEADERGFYRELTHYMDIALEGLLHRFKIQAAQKAKASDFMMREGVWEGGEQLGPEDPVGDLLKHGSLSIGFIGLAECMKAMYGKHHGEDEAVYQKAYEIIAYMRDYCDRQSEIHNLNITLFATPAEGLSGKFTKRDRAVYGPIPGVADREYYTNSFHIPVYYNISAARKIELEAKFHGLCNAGAISYIELNGNARNNQAAFLKIVQYALQQQVSYFSINHPIDRCSACGYEGIIGATCPSCGSHENDVHIRRLRRVTGYLTGDYQTRFNAAKQAEVRDRVKHDA; encoded by the coding sequence ATGGCATTGCTAAACCAAACCTTCACCGGCCGGGATACCATGCTGGATGAAGTCATTCAAATGGGCGAGGAAATCATTCAAAGCCGCAACCTGGAGGTGCTGCGCGAGAACGCGAATTTGAACGGCGAAAGCTTCTCGGGGAAAATGAGCAAATTCGGCAGCGAGTACGCCAGATGGTATGCGACGCATTTCATCTTGCCCAAACGGGTGGTGCAGGCGATTCAAGACAATATCGTCTACGTGCATGATCTTGATCAATATGCGATCGGAACGACGAACTGCATTTTCATCCCGTTCGAAAAGCTGCTGCGCGAAGGCTTCAACACCGGCAACGGCAGCGTCAGACCGCCGAATTCGATCATGACCGCGATGGCGCTGGTGGCGATCATTTTCCAATCCCAGCAAAACTCCCAGTACGGCGGCGTATCGGCCAACAAGCTGGATTTCGACCTCGCTCCCTACGTGGCCAAATCGTTCGAGAAATATTTCCGCAAAGGCCTGGAATATTTCGAAGAAGGCGCCCGCGATGCCGAATTGGCCGGGAATGGGGACGTCTCGATGAGCCGCAGCGACCTGCAGGAGCGTTATCCGAAATCGTTTAAATTTGCGCTGAAGGAAACCGAAACCGAAACGCTGCAGGCGGCCGAAAGCCTGATCCACAACCTCAACACGATGTCGAGCCGGGCCGGCGGGCAAATCCCCTTCACCAGCATCAACTACGGCACCTGCACATCGCTTGAAGGGCAAATGGTGATCAACTCCCTGCTGACGGCCACGATGCGGGGGCTGGGCAGCGGGGAAACGCCGATTTTCCCGATCCAGATTTTTAAATGCAAACAAGGCGTCAACCAGAACCCGGACGAACCGAATTACGGCCTGTTCCTGAAAGCGGTGGAATGCTCGGCCAAGCGGCTGTATCCGAATTTTGCCAATCTGGACGCCCCGCTCAACCTGATGCATTACGATCCGAGCGATCCGGACACGGAATTCGCCACGATGGGCTGCCGCACCCGGGTGCTGGCCGACCGGTTCGGCCGGAACCATCTTTCCGGCAAAGGCAACCTGTCGTTCAACACGCTGAACCTGGTCAAGCTGGGCCTCGAGCACGGCATTGCGCTGGGACGGCGGACAGAGGCGGACGAGCGCGGCTTCTACCGCGAGCTGACGCATTATATGGACATCGCGCTGGAAGGGCTGCTGCACCGTTTCAAAATTCAAGCCGCTCAAAAAGCCAAAGCATCCGACTTTATGATGCGCGAAGGCGTGTGGGAAGGCGGCGAACAGCTTGGACCGGAGGACCCTGTCGGCGATTTGCTCAAGCACGGCAGCTTGTCGATCGGGTTCATCGGGCTGGCGGAATGCATGAAGGCGATGTACGGCAAGCACCACGGGGAGGATGAAGCGGTCTATCAAAAAGCGTACGAAATCATCGCCTACATGCGCGATTACTGCGACCGCCAAAGTGAAATCCACAACCTGAACATCACGTTGTTCGCCACCCCGGCGGAAGGCTTGTCCGGAAAATTCACGAAACGCGACCGCGCGGTTTACGGTCCGATTCCCGGCGTGGCGGACAGAGAGTACTACACCAATTCGTTCCACATCCCGGTGTATTACAACATCAGCGCGGCAAGAAAAATCGAGCTGGAAGCCAAGTTCCACGGGCTTTGCAACGCGGGAGCAATTTCGTACATCGAACTTAACGGCAATGCCCGGAACAATCAGGCCGCTTTTCTGAAAATCGTTCAATACGCCCTGCAGCAGCAAGTCAGCTATTTCAGCATCAACCATCCGATCGACCGCTGCTCGGCCTGCGGCTACGAAGGCATCATCGGGGCGACCTGTCCTTCCTGCGGCAGCCATGAGAACGACGTGCACATCCGCCGCCTGCGCCGGGTCACCGGGTATCTGACGGGGGATTACCAAACGCGGTTCAACGCCGCCAAACAAGCGGAAGTCCGCGACCGGGTCAAACACGACGCATGA
- the nrdG gene encoding anaerobic ribonucleoside-triphosphate reductase activating protein encodes MNICGYYPESINEGEGLRAAIFISGCRHYCKGCFSPETWNFNYGEPFTPEREAEIIHDIKNNPLLSGLTILGGDPFFSAAEVSGFIDRLVAETGPISIWIYSGYTYEELTEHPGSPEYELLRRCEVLVDGRFVQELRDPALLYCGSSNQRLIDIRRSLDSGQAVLWEPSLPFMR; translated from the coding sequence ATGAATATTTGCGGCTACTACCCGGAATCCATCAATGAAGGCGAAGGCCTGCGGGCCGCAATCTTCATCAGCGGCTGCCGCCATTACTGCAAGGGCTGCTTCAGCCCGGAGACGTGGAATTTCAATTACGGCGAGCCGTTTACGCCAGAGCGGGAAGCGGAAATCATTCATGACATTAAAAATAATCCCCTGCTGAGCGGTCTAACGATCCTCGGCGGAGACCCCTTTTTCTCCGCCGCCGAGGTCAGCGGGTTTATCGACCGGCTTGTGGCGGAGACCGGGCCGATTTCGATTTGGATTTACAGCGGGTATACGTATGAGGAATTGACAGAGCATCCCGGTTCCCCCGAATATGAGCTGCTGCGGCGCTGCGAGGTGCTGGTGGACGGGCGTTTCGTCCAAGAGCTTCGCGACCCTGCCCTGCTCTATTGCGGCAGCTCGAACCAACGGCTGATCGATATCCGGCGAAGCCTGGACAGCGGACAAGCGGTTCTTTGGGAGCCAAGCCTCCCGTTCATGCGATAA
- a CDS encoding Na+/H+ antiporter, translating to MDLLITVILLLICLVVSNIISHYIPFIPTALTQIVFGIAIALAFNGIHLKIETEWFLLLFVAPLLYNDGRHFPREELWKMKGPIFGNAIVLVLLTTIGGGYFIHAIIPEIPLVAAFALAAILSPTDPVAVNGIAKRIHIPDKVLNLVRGESLINDASGLVAFNYAVAAVVTGYFSLREAVYDFTYMFILGAVLGLVLSLVMTWLRFSLRKQGIQDATLHSLLQILTPFLIFIVTENLLHASGVIAVVVGGILHSLLRERTETLLAEEQVLTENIWQTVLFILNGVVFLLLGLIIPSSMRATVENPNIGNTQAIGYVLAIGIAILAIRFVWSYFFSLYDYKVSKSQETPKPSVKNSLLVSLTGVRGAVTMAGVLSIPYVVASGQAFPERSLILFLAAGVILFTLIAATLLLPLFSKGAAEGEETGEYIDMAEARSRLLRVALQKIKAEMNDYNKTAAYQLMDEYKMLFRPMYLQQDAHRLERSEALGRMTEIQLGALKAERNYIHETMQSGGMSKEMFETFEKALDLREEGLCRTARARISFLIGSAVRDWRRATRKYRQFAGLHPGQKIQVEALQAALEYLKGLTRENEQDPALQRVILQYKRVIAQLTGPGPQFSEQMEAQKEELRIQVMDAERAEIHNMYEAGSINWEQARELRRMVNQVESVTLIEHAE from the coding sequence ATGGATTTGTTGATTACGGTTATTTTACTGCTTATCTGTCTAGTCGTTTCCAACATCATCAGCCACTACATTCCGTTTATCCCCACCGCGCTCACCCAAATCGTGTTTGGCATCGCCATCGCGCTGGCGTTCAACGGGATTCATCTGAAGATCGAAACGGAATGGTTTTTGCTGTTGTTCGTAGCCCCGCTGCTGTACAACGACGGAAGGCACTTCCCCCGCGAAGAGCTGTGGAAAATGAAGGGGCCCATTTTCGGCAACGCCATCGTCCTCGTTCTGCTGACCACAATCGGCGGCGGTTATTTCATCCACGCGATCATTCCGGAAATCCCGCTCGTCGCCGCCTTCGCGCTGGCCGCGATTCTGTCGCCGACCGACCCCGTCGCCGTAAACGGGATCGCCAAGCGGATTCATATTCCGGACAAAGTGCTGAATCTTGTCCGCGGCGAGTCGCTGATCAACGACGCTTCCGGTCTGGTTGCCTTCAACTATGCGGTCGCGGCGGTCGTAACCGGCTATTTTTCGCTAAGGGAAGCCGTTTACGACTTTACATACATGTTTATCCTCGGGGCCGTTTTGGGCCTCGTGCTCAGCCTGGTCATGACCTGGCTGCGGTTTTCGCTCCGCAAACAGGGCATTCAGGACGCCACCCTGCATTCGCTGCTGCAGATTCTGACTCCGTTTCTTATTTTTATCGTCACCGAAAACCTCCTGCACGCTTCCGGCGTCATTGCGGTCGTCGTGGGCGGCATCCTCCATTCCCTGCTGCGGGAACGAACGGAAACGCTGCTCGCCGAGGAGCAGGTCTTGACGGAAAATATATGGCAAACCGTGCTGTTCATCCTGAACGGGGTCGTCTTCCTGCTGCTGGGGCTGATCATCCCCTCGTCCATGCGCGCCACGGTGGAAAATCCCAACATCGGCAATACGCAGGCGATCGGCTACGTTTTGGCCATCGGGATTGCCATATTGGCGATTCGTTTTGTCTGGTCTTATTTCTTCTCGCTGTACGATTACAAAGTCTCCAAGTCGCAGGAAACCCCCAAGCCTTCCGTTAAAAACAGCCTCCTGGTTAGTCTGACGGGCGTTCGCGGCGCCGTTACGATGGCCGGGGTGTTGTCCATTCCGTACGTGGTCGCCAGCGGACAGGCTTTTCCCGAACGGTCGCTCATCCTGTTTTTGGCCGCGGGCGTGATTTTATTCACCCTGATCGCGGCCACCCTCTTGCTGCCGCTATTCAGCAAAGGGGCGGCCGAGGGCGAAGAAACGGGCGAGTACATCGATATGGCCGAAGCCCGAAGCCGGCTGCTGCGGGTCGCGCTGCAGAAGATCAAGGCCGAAATGAACGATTACAATAAAACCGCCGCCTATCAATTAATGGACGAATACAAAATGCTGTTCCGCCCCATGTATCTTCAGCAGGACGCTCACAGGCTGGAGCGGTCGGAAGCTTTGGGGAGAATGACCGAAATCCAGCTTGGGGCGTTAAAAGCCGAGCGGAATTACATTCACGAAACGATGCAAAGCGGCGGAATGAGCAAAGAAATGTTCGAAACTTTCGAGAAGGCGCTGGACCTTCGCGAAGAAGGGCTCTGCAGAACCGCCCGCGCCCGGATTTCGTTCCTGATCGGCAGCGCCGTCCGCGACTGGCGGCGGGCCACCCGCAAATACCGGCAGTTCGCCGGGCTTCACCCCGGCCAGAAAATCCAGGTTGAGGCGCTGCAAGCGGCGCTTGAGTACTTGAAGGGCCTAACCCGGGAAAACGAACAGGACCCCGCCCTGCAAAGAGTGATTCTCCAGTACAAGCGGGTCATCGCCCAATTGACCGGTCCAGGGCCGCAATTCAGCGAACAGATGGAAGCGCAAAAAGAAGAACTGCGGATCCAGGTGATGGATGCCGAACGCGCGGAAATCCACAACATGTACGAAGCCGGCAGCATCAATTGGGAACAGGCCAGGGAGCTCAGAAGAATGGTCAACCAGGTCGAAAGCGTCACGCTGATCGAACACGCGGAATAA
- a CDS encoding DUF1330 domain-containing protein has product MLWKIAISVQSIEEVFKQYAAQADTILQEVPGFRNLSLDDRPKMLEGTWKPAMIVVHEFPDYEIAQKLYYSDAYAPLIKLRQSATKANSQLSRKLRELGPAVLTIRKSVPLVESIMNPTLVH; this is encoded by the coding sequence ATGCTATGGAAAATTGCTATTAGCGTACAGTCCATTGAGGAAGTATTTAAACAATATGCCGCTCAGGCAGATACGATTTTGCAGGAGGTTCCAGGCTTCCGCAACTTGTCCCTCGATGATCGGCCCAAAATGCTGGAGGGCACCTGGAAACCGGCTATGATTGTCGTCCATGAATTCCCAGATTACGAAATTGCTCAGAAACTTTACTACTCAGATGCTTACGCCCCCCTGATTAAATTACGCCAATCCGCAACGAAGGCCAACTCCCAACTCTCGCGGAAGCTGCGGGAGCTTGGTCCCGCCGTATTAACGATTCGTAAAAGTGTTCCGTTAGTTGAATCAATTATGAATCCAACCTTAGTTCATTGA
- a CDS encoding alpha/beta fold hydrolase, whose amino-acid sequence MDYEIFELGDVSLQSGVTLPGAFLAYKTYGRLNEKKDNVIVYPTAFGDTHVQNEWLIGNGMALNPREYFIIVPNLLGNGLSSSPSNTPHPFDRANFPQVTIYDNVKFQHRLVTEKFGIQKIALVVGWSMGGIQAFQWGASYPDMVERIAPFAGVAKTWPQTFLVLDGMKAALMAAARFDSSKLNQLTTADMRAVGRVYAGWGLSQAFYREELYRELGFDSLADFVAGVWENSFMKMDPHNVLAMLWTGQHADISATPSYNGDFDEALGSIKALACVMPGSTDLFCTADDNEYEAKLMPNAVFNPIKSIWGHFAGRGINSADNQFIDDNLKRLLTLSTNG is encoded by the coding sequence ATGGATTATGAGATTTTTGAATTGGGTGACGTAAGCTTGCAATCAGGAGTGACGTTGCCGGGCGCTTTTCTAGCTTATAAGACCTATGGCAGATTAAATGAAAAGAAAGATAATGTCATCGTCTATCCAACTGCTTTTGGCGACACGCATGTTCAGAATGAATGGTTGATTGGAAACGGCATGGCATTAAATCCGCGGGAATATTTCATTATCGTTCCTAATCTGCTGGGTAACGGATTATCTTCATCTCCCAGTAACACACCGCACCCTTTCGACCGGGCTAATTTTCCGCAGGTAACCATCTATGACAACGTTAAATTCCAGCATCGGCTGGTGACCGAAAAATTCGGGATTCAAAAGATCGCTCTCGTCGTTGGCTGGTCAATGGGAGGCATTCAAGCATTCCAATGGGGGGCAAGTTATCCGGACATGGTGGAACGAATCGCGCCTTTCGCCGGAGTTGCCAAGACTTGGCCACAAACGTTTTTGGTCTTGGACGGAATGAAAGCTGCGCTCATGGCTGCCGCCCGCTTCGATTCAAGCAAGCTAAACCAGTTGACAACCGCAGACATGCGCGCCGTTGGCCGTGTCTATGCGGGCTGGGGCTTATCGCAGGCCTTTTACAGAGAGGAACTTTATCGTGAACTGGGATTTGACTCATTGGCGGATTTTGTGGCTGGCGTCTGGGAAAATAGCTTTATGAAGATGGATCCGCACAATGTCCTGGCTATGTTATGGACAGGCCAACATGCAGATATTAGTGCAACCCCCTCCTATAACGGAGATTTCGATGAGGCGCTGGGAAGCATTAAGGCGCTTGCCTGCGTCATGCCGGGGAGCACGGACCTCTTCTGCACGGCGGACGATAACGAATACGAGGCTAAACTTATGCCTAATGCTGTTTTTAACCCTATTAAGTCGATTTGGGGGCATTTTGCCGGTCGCGGAATCAACAGTGCCGACAATCAATTTATTGATGACAATCTAAAACGCTTGCTCACGCTTAGTACAAACGGATAG
- a CDS encoding beta-mannosidase — protein sequence MELSGPWKLQHFEVGEKPAHELAARGLDDRFWIDAAVPGDVHSALLERSIIDPPYFGHNDAKCRWIEHNEWWYRTPFTLDAAPEQGERIELKFEGLDTFAAVYVNGHEIGRTANMFREYVFDVTRIVREGWNVLAVRFDPLHLHHRDKEQLEWSSYTKERPWIRKAAMNFGWDWGPRIVTAGIWGKVRLTRRKLAKLTGVYACTRSVESGEAVLHFSAEAEAFRKGTQAEVVVRLLDAEGLEAACAVLAVPKDRQAGQGGAAEGAGSLVGEGDDGGSGVSSTGSDGGAGNTSGAGSSDGGLRCAGDSGGESSLGSAGANSGGTGSGTAHTHGAGRAFGRAETELRVRAPRLWWTHDLGEPYLYTLEVVLRAEGEEVDRCIQPFGIRTLELALRNGEGGNAFAFILNGVKVYAKGANWIPADNLIGSISESTYRGLIDLAVEGNMNMLRVWAGGIYEKDVFYDECDRQGVLVWQDFAFANALFPDFNQDFMDNVRHEVIDNVKRLRNRASLALWCGNNEIDWLYDMKSAAGDITGPFFGERIYHELIPEVLAELDPARPYWPSSPYGASGGYDANDPHTGDRHNWQVWHGSVYPRMQGEKPRLDYSVEGVTFKKYKQDFALFSSEFGMHAAANRYTLEKNIPAGQFVWGSAEMAYRNKDTNHRKGILLMEGYTGIPRDIEEYMDFSMLTQAEGLKYGIEHFRRNRHRNSGALVWQLNDSWPGTSWSMIDYELLPKASFYYAKTFYNPVLLSLEHEPGEPLKVWVVNDTLEPLRGTVELTVHALSGGGVLSRAAFAADIPPQSTVRIGALEEAAALRGAAPEEVAAVLTASGFAAPANRYYLRDPKDLRLPETRLDVRVDEAAQTATVTAAGPGAARFVKLELPLGRVRYSDNYFDLLPGESRTVHISHPKGQLLPWAKLRVSALNGKRGTCGI from the coding sequence ATGGAATTGTCGGGTCCTTGGAAACTGCAGCATTTTGAAGTAGGGGAAAAGCCTGCCCATGAACTGGCGGCACGGGGGTTGGACGACCGCTTTTGGATCGACGCCGCCGTGCCGGGGGACGTGCATTCGGCGCTGCTGGAACGGAGCATCATCGATCCTCCGTATTTTGGGCATAACGATGCCAAATGCCGCTGGATCGAGCACAATGAATGGTGGTACCGCACACCGTTTACATTGGACGCCGCGCCGGAGCAAGGGGAGCGAATCGAGCTTAAGTTCGAGGGGCTGGATACGTTTGCGGCGGTTTACGTCAACGGGCATGAAATCGGCAGGACGGCCAACATGTTCCGGGAGTATGTTTTCGATGTGACGCGGATTGTGCGCGAGGGCTGGAACGTGCTGGCCGTCAGGTTCGATCCGCTGCATCTGCATCACCGGGATAAGGAGCAGCTCGAGTGGTCCTCCTATACGAAAGAACGGCCCTGGATCCGCAAGGCGGCGATGAATTTCGGCTGGGACTGGGGACCGAGAATCGTGACTGCGGGCATCTGGGGCAAGGTGCGCCTCACGCGCCGCAAGCTGGCCAAGCTGACCGGCGTGTACGCTTGCACGCGGTCCGTGGAGTCCGGGGAAGCGGTGCTTCATTTTAGCGCGGAGGCCGAAGCTTTCCGGAAAGGGACGCAGGCCGAGGTCGTGGTCCGCTTGCTGGATGCCGAAGGGCTGGAGGCGGCATGCGCCGTCCTGGCGGTCCCCAAGGACCGCCAGGCGGGACAAGGCGGCGCTGCCGAAGGCGCAGGTAGTCTCGTTGGTGAAGGTGATGACGGCGGTAGTGGCGTAAGCAGCACAGGCAGCGATGGCGGGGCAGGCAACACAAGCGGCGCAGGCAGCAGCGACGGCGGCTTGAGATGCGCCGGTGATAGCGGGGGCGAGAGCAGCCTGGGAAGCGCCGGTGCTAACAGCGGCGGGACCGGCAGCGGAACCGCCCACACCCATGGGGCCGGCAGAGCTTTTGGCCGGGCCGAGACCGAGCTGCGGGTCCGCGCTCCCCGGCTGTGGTGGACGCACGATTTGGGCGAGCCGTACTTGTACACGCTGGAGGTCGTGCTGCGCGCCGAAGGCGAGGAGGTTGACCGCTGCATACAGCCGTTCGGCATCCGCACGCTGGAGCTTGCTCTGCGGAACGGCGAAGGCGGCAACGCGTTTGCTTTTATCCTTAACGGGGTTAAGGTTTATGCCAAAGGCGCCAACTGGATTCCGGCCGACAACCTGATCGGCTCGATTTCGGAGTCCACCTATCGCGGGCTGATCGATCTAGCGGTAGAAGGAAATATGAACATGCTGCGCGTCTGGGCGGGAGGCATTTACGAAAAAGATGTCTTTTACGACGAATGCGACCGGCAGGGCGTGCTGGTGTGGCAGGATTTTGCCTTCGCCAACGCGTTGTTCCCCGATTTCAACCAGGACTTTATGGACAACGTGCGGCACGAAGTCATCGATAACGTCAAAAGATTGCGCAACCGCGCGTCCCTCGCGCTCTGGTGCGGCAACAATGAAATCGACTGGCTGTACGACATGAAAAGCGCCGCCGGGGACATAACCGGGCCCTTCTTCGGGGAGCGCATTTATCATGAGCTGATTCCGGAGGTGCTGGCTGAGCTGGACCCGGCCCGCCCGTATTGGCCTTCTTCGCCTTACGGGGCAAGCGGCGGTTACGACGCCAACGATCCGCACACCGGAGACCGCCATAACTGGCAGGTGTGGCACGGTTCGGTGTATCCGCGGATGCAGGGGGAGAAGCCGCGGCTCGATTACAGCGTCGAGGGCGTAACGTTCAAAAAATACAAGCAGGATTTCGCCTTGTTCAGCAGCGAATTCGGCATGCATGCCGCGGCGAACCGCTACACGCTGGAAAAAAACATCCCCGCCGGCCAGTTTGTCTGGGGGAGCGCGGAGATGGCTTACCGCAACAAGGATACGAACCACCGCAAAGGCATTTTGCTGATGGAAGGCTATACCGGGATTCCCCGCGATATCGAGGAATACATGGATTTTTCGATGCTGACTCAGGCCGAGGGGTTGAAGTACGGGATCGAGCATTTCCGGCGGAACCGACACCGCAATAGCGGCGCGCTCGTCTGGCAGCTTAACGACAGTTGGCCGGGCACGAGCTGGTCGATGATCGATTACGAACTGCTGCCGAAGGCTTCTTTTTATTATGCCAAAACGTTTTATAACCCCGTGCTGCTTTCATTGGAGCATGAGCCGGGCGAACCGCTGAAGGTGTGGGTGGTCAATGACACGCTGGAGCCGCTGCGGGGAACGGTGGAGCTGACGGTGCACGCCTTGAGCGGCGGGGGCGTCTTGTCCCGGGCCGCTTTTGCGGCGGACATTCCGCCGCAATCCACGGTGCGGATCGGCGCGCTGGAGGAAGCGGCCGCCTTGCGCGGAGCCGCTCCGGAAGAGGTCGCGGCGGTGCTGACCGCCTCCGGTTTTGCCGCCCCGGCGAACCGCTACTACTTGCGCGACCCGAAGGATTTGCGCCTGCCGGAAACGCGGCTGGACGTGCGGGTGGACGAGGCGGCGCAAACGGCGACGGTAACCGCGGCGGGGCCGGGGGCCGCGCGGTTCGTGAAGCTGGAGCTGCCGCTGGGCCGCGTCCGCTATAGCGACAACTACTTTGACCTGCTTCCCGGGGAAAGCCGGACGGTGCACATAAGCCATCCGAAAGGGCAGCTGCTGCCATGGGCAAAGCTGCGGGTTTCCGCTTTGAACGGCAAACGCGGCACCTGCGGGATCTAA